In Candidatus Hydrogenedentota bacterium, the following are encoded in one genomic region:
- a CDS encoding 6-carboxytetrahydropterin synthase encodes MPERVIFSFEAAQSLPQLPSTHPCNCIHGHSYRFEVGTKNLDALEPHLRAIYDELDHTYLNEVPGLEWATCERICKWVWDRLVAAGEEPTVVVVQETYTARCIYYGG; translated from the coding sequence CTGCCGGAACGGGTCATCTTCAGCTTCGAAGCGGCCCAGTCCCTGCCCCAGTTGCCCTCGACCCACCCGTGCAATTGCATCCACGGCCACAGCTATCGCTTCGAAGTGGGAACAAAAAATCTCGACGCACTGGAGCCGCACCTCCGCGCGATCTACGACGAGCTGGATCACACCTACCTTAACGAAGTGCCCGGCCTGGAATGGGCCACCTGCGAGCGCATCTGCAAGTGGGTCTGGGATCGTCTGGTCGCGGCGGGTGAAGAACCGACCGTGGTGGTGGTGCAGGAAACCTATACCGCGCGGTGTATTTACTACGGCGGCTGA
- the queC gene encoding 7-cyano-7-deazaguanine synthase QueC has protein sequence MTQKQPAVVLLSGGVDSTVLLHYVVRRLDRPNVHALSFNYGQRHSRELVCASAQARLVSAEYRIIDLSFMGALIQEGSALIEGGAPVPDLDSLTVEELQQPPTYVPNRNMMLLSMAAAYAEAHGIADVYYGAQAQDEYGYWDCTRDFLKRMNEVLGLNRKRPVTIHAPFVVKSKAETVGLGLELRVDFTQTWSCYRGGESACGTCPTCVERLNAFKANGIADPVSYL, from the coding sequence ATGACGCAGAAGCAGCCAGCCGTCGTTCTCTTGAGCGGCGGCGTCGATTCAACGGTATTGCTCCACTATGTGGTGCGGCGTCTGGACCGCCCGAATGTTCACGCGCTGAGTTTCAACTACGGCCAGCGGCACAGCCGTGAACTGGTCTGCGCGTCGGCCCAGGCCCGCCTGGTCTCGGCGGAGTACCGCATCATCGACCTTTCTTTCATGGGCGCGCTGATTCAAGAGGGTTCCGCGTTGATTGAGGGCGGCGCACCGGTGCCGGATCTGGATTCGCTGACCGTGGAGGAACTGCAGCAGCCCCCGACCTACGTGCCCAACCGGAACATGATGCTGCTGTCCATGGCGGCGGCCTATGCCGAGGCCCACGGAATTGCGGATGTTTACTATGGCGCCCAGGCCCAGGACGAGTATGGCTACTGGGATTGCACCCGGGATTTCCTGAAACGTATGAACGAGGTGCTGGGCCTGAACCGCAAGCGGCCGGTGACGATACATGCCCCCTTCGTGGTGAAGTCCAAGGCGGAAACCGTGGGGTTGGGTCTGGAACTCCGGGTGGACTTCACCCAGACCTGGAGCTGCTATCGCGGCGGTGAAAGCGCCTGCGGCACCTGCCCCACCTGCGTGGAGCGGCTGAACGCCTTCAAGGCGAATGGGATTGCGGACCCCGTTTCGTATTTGTGA
- a CDS encoding tetratricopeptide repeat protein, with amino-acid sequence MKHHLVLWRIALVVALIASLVYVSRQTTARGPGGLESPEVVTDRALSLLHADVNALRADTQEAIRIAAVYAGSGMNNTAEGAYLLGCQYEREQNYHSAEGYFKKAIALAPEWSWPYASLGNLLGRYSFDRVEEAKATLQKAIALEPEWGRPYGILAIILRAEGKYEEALVQSELALRYMPGDISPLNNYANLLVDLKRYDEAEVYFHRAIESFPGHPKPYYNLACLYALNGRTDEALANLTEAFKLSDALRLEAMNDGDFAGLREDPRFDALVHRGKQPAAGA; translated from the coding sequence ATGAAACATCATCTGGTACTGTGGCGGATAGCCCTTGTGGTAGCGCTGATCGCCTCACTCGTGTATGTATCGCGCCAGACGACCGCCCGGGGGCCGGGGGGGCTGGAATCCCCCGAGGTCGTGACGGATCGGGCCCTGAGCCTGCTCCACGCCGATGTGAACGCCCTTCGCGCGGATACCCAGGAGGCGATCCGGATCGCGGCGGTGTACGCGGGCAGCGGCATGAACAACACGGCCGAAGGGGCGTACCTCCTGGGGTGCCAATATGAGCGGGAGCAGAATTATCACTCGGCGGAGGGCTACTTTAAGAAGGCCATCGCACTCGCGCCGGAATGGAGCTGGCCCTATGCCAGTCTGGGCAACCTCCTGGGGCGTTACAGTTTCGACCGGGTGGAGGAGGCCAAGGCCACCCTCCAGAAGGCGATCGCTCTGGAACCCGAATGGGGCCGGCCCTACGGCATCCTGGCCATTATCCTTCGCGCGGAAGGCAAGTATGAGGAGGCTCTGGTCCAATCCGAGCTCGCCCTGCGCTATATGCCGGGCGACATTTCGCCGCTGAACAACTACGCGAACCTGCTGGTGGACTTGAAGCGTTACGACGAAGCCGAGGTCTATTTTCACCGGGCCATCGAGAGCTTTCCCGGTCACCCGAAGCCCTACTACAACCTGGCCTGTCTCTATGCCCTCAATGGGCGTACGGACGAGGCCCTGGCGAATTTGACGGAAGCTTTCAAGTTGTCCGACGCGCTCCGTCTGGAGGCCATGAACGATGGGGACTTTGCGGGCCTGCGGGAAGACCCCCGCTTCGATGCCCTGGTGCACCGGGGCAAGCAGCCCGCCGCGGGGGCCTGA
- a CDS encoding DegT/DnrJ/EryC1/StrS family aminotransferase, with the protein MGILAINGGNPVTTQTKNWASWPVSDESDAKLLAEITRRNKWSYDGPTEWEFAQKFTAYQKAKFGLCCANGTVGIQLALEALGIGAFDEVIVPGMTWQATAAACVDVNAVPILADVEPDTWNLDLAHVESLITKKTRAVIVVHLYGAVTDITKLVQLCKKHKLFLIEDCAHQHGTFWKGQGVGSFGDAASFSFQESKVMSSGEGGFNMCKTKEMFYKLYSLRNCGRPYEADPVVYGLKKPADLSTTLQSGNYRLTEWQAGILLGALGRLDQQVKERDANAIYLNSQLAEIPGVLPMRRRKEVTQQSYFNFSFRLDTKALKVNNSQFIAALNAELSTKGFDRPYQPLNQCMLYKPTTKFRHKLDKEYFKAIDPKRHKIPVCTEAHTNSGVVIHHRLLMNTQKEMDIVAAAVRKVVENVGELQAPPKKRK; encoded by the coding sequence ATGGGAATTCTGGCAATCAACGGTGGCAATCCGGTCACCACGCAAACCAAAAACTGGGCCTCCTGGCCCGTGAGCGACGAGTCCGACGCGAAACTGCTGGCCGAGATCACGCGGCGCAACAAGTGGTCCTACGACGGACCCACCGAGTGGGAGTTCGCCCAGAAATTCACCGCCTATCAGAAGGCCAAGTTCGGCCTGTGCTGCGCCAACGGCACGGTGGGCATCCAGCTCGCGCTGGAAGCCCTCGGTATCGGCGCCTTCGATGAAGTCATCGTGCCCGGCATGACTTGGCAGGCAACCGCGGCGGCCTGTGTGGACGTGAACGCCGTCCCCATCCTGGCGGACGTGGAGCCCGACACGTGGAATCTGGATCTGGCCCACGTGGAATCGCTGATCACAAAGAAGACCCGCGCCGTCATCGTGGTGCACCTCTACGGCGCCGTGACCGACATTACGAAACTTGTACAACTCTGCAAGAAGCACAAGCTCTTCCTCATCGAGGATTGCGCCCACCAGCACGGCACCTTCTGGAAGGGCCAGGGCGTGGGCAGCTTCGGCGACGCCGCCTCCTTCAGCTTCCAGGAGTCCAAGGTCATGTCCTCCGGCGAGGGTGGCTTCAACATGTGCAAGACGAAGGAGATGTTCTACAAGCTCTACAGCCTGCGCAACTGCGGCCGCCCCTATGAGGCGGATCCCGTGGTCTACGGCCTGAAGAAGCCCGCCGATCTCTCCACCACCCTCCAGTCGGGCAACTATCGCCTCACCGAATGGCAGGCGGGAATCCTTCTCGGCGCCCTGGGCCGTCTTGATCAGCAGGTCAAGGAGCGGGACGCCAACGCGATCTACCTGAACAGCCAACTGGCGGAGATCCCCGGCGTGCTGCCCATGCGCCGCCGCAAGGAAGTGACCCAGCAGAGCTACTTCAATTTCAGCTTCCGCCTGGACACGAAAGCGCTGAAGGTAAACAACAGCCAGTTCATCGCCGCGCTGAACGCCGAACTGAGCACAAAGGGCTTCGACCGGCCCTATCAGCCCCTGAATCAGTGCATGCTCTACAAGCCGACCACGAAGTTCCGCCACAAACTGGACAAGGAATACTTCAAGGCCATCGACCCGAAACGCCACAAGATTCCCGTCTGCACCGAAGCCCACACGAACTCGGGTGTGGTGATTCACCACCGCCTGCTGATGAACACGCAAAAAGAGATGGACATCGTCGCCGCCGCCGTTCGCAAAGTGGTGGAAAACGTCGGCGAGCTTCAGGCCCCCCCGAAAAAACGGAAGTAG
- the nagB gene encoding glucosamine-6-phosphate deaminase, which produces MEVIIRKTEEEAAQLTADLIAQALIANPRLVLGLATGRTMEGLYARLVKKHREDGLDFAAATTFNLDEYIGLAPENPNSYRSYMNHHLFDHINIPKASTYLPNGTAPDLDKECEDYERRIEASNGIDLQLLGIGSTGHIGFNEPLSALRSRTRCKALTPGTIAQNAPLFDKPEDMPRRAMTMGVGTILDSRRCIMLVTGAAKADIVSKAVEGPITSMISASALQLHPKCTVIVDEAASAKLENRGYYDWIFQNEPEWAPYR; this is translated from the coding sequence ATGGAAGTCATCATCCGGAAAACCGAGGAAGAGGCCGCACAGTTGACGGCGGACCTGATCGCCCAGGCGCTGATCGCCAACCCGCGACTGGTGCTGGGTCTGGCCACGGGCCGCACCATGGAAGGGCTTTACGCCCGGCTGGTCAAGAAACATCGGGAGGACGGACTGGACTTCGCCGCCGCAACGACCTTCAACCTTGACGAATATATCGGCCTGGCCCCGGAGAATCCCAATTCCTACCGGAGCTACATGAACCACCATCTCTTTGACCATATCAACATTCCCAAAGCCAGCACCTACCTCCCCAACGGCACCGCGCCGGACCTGGACAAGGAGTGCGAGGACTATGAACGGCGGATTGAGGCGAGCAATGGCATCGATCTCCAGTTGCTGGGTATCGGCAGCACGGGCCACATCGGATTCAACGAACCCCTCTCCGCCCTGCGCAGCCGCACCCGCTGCAAGGCCCTGACGCCCGGCACCATCGCCCAGAACGCGCCCCTCTTCGACAAGCCCGAAGACATGCCCCGTCGCGCCATGACCATGGGCGTGGGAACCATCCTCGATTCCCGCCGCTGCATCATGCTGGTGACCGGCGCCGCCAAGGCCGACATCGTCTCCAAGGCGGTGGAAGGCCCCATCACCTCCATGATCTCGGCGTCGGCGCTGCAGCTTCACCCCAAGTGCACGGTCATCGTGGACGAAGCCGCCTCGGCCAAGCTGGAAAACCGGGGCTACTACGACTGGATCTTCCAGAACGAGCCGGAGTGGGCGCCCTACCGCTGA
- the queF gene encoding NADPH-dependent 7-cyano-7-deazaguanine reductase QueF has product MENPTPAKDQFKALDKSLPFKGQEAIEDHLLECFPYEYADKPHGQAMCIETETDEFTSVCPFSGLPDFAVVNIRYVPGEHCLELRSLKYYLLSYRDVGIWYEHLVNRMLEDLVKACAPRSMTITITCNPRGGLSSTVTASYDRASMGPMT; this is encoded by the coding sequence ATGGAAAACCCCACGCCCGCCAAAGATCAATTCAAGGCGCTCGACAAGTCCCTGCCCTTCAAAGGACAGGAGGCCATCGAAGATCACCTGCTCGAATGTTTCCCCTACGAGTACGCGGACAAACCCCACGGCCAGGCCATGTGTATCGAGACGGAAACCGACGAGTTCACCTCGGTATGCCCGTTTTCCGGTCTGCCCGACTTCGCCGTGGTCAACATCCGCTATGTGCCCGGCGAGCATTGCCTGGAATTGCGCTCCCTTAAATACTATCTCCTTTCGTATCGCGATGTGGGCATCTGGTACGAGCACCTGGTCAACCGCATGCTCGAAGATCTCGTGAAGGCCTGCGCGCCCCGCTCCATGACCATCACCATCACGTGCAACCCCCGCGGCGGCCTCTCCAGCACGGTGACGGCGTCGTATGACCGCGCGAGCATGGGGCCCATGACCTGA
- a CDS encoding Gfo/Idh/MocA family oxidoreductase yields MNKASGAGSSRREFIRNSGAVMAAAATFHVASSARAAAGDSNSEVLKVGLIGCGGRGTGAVREALLADPNTKLVALGDTFSDRLDECLTKLKSAGSGIESHQIAVDDDHKFTGFDNYLGVIAACDVVVLASPPAFRPAHLKAAVEKGCHVFCEKPIAVDPEGVRSVRETSKLAKEKGLSLVSGLCYRYQFSKQDVIKQIQDGALGKILTMQTTYNTGALWFHERQPEWSDTEFQVRNWLYHDWLSGDHINEQHIHSLDKIGWVMGNVYPVKATSSGGRVVRTDEKFGNIYDHFNTVYEWADGTKCFSSCRQWASTSTDVSDWIYGTEGVGELQSHIIDSKKIGKWEHKATGPDNMYQNEHNALFASIRKGEAINNGEYMCDSTLMAIMGRLSAYTGKTLTWEEVANAPISIVPATLEWGPLATRPIARPGETAFA; encoded by the coding sequence ATGAACAAGGCATCGGGCGCGGGCAGTTCCCGCAGAGAATTCATTCGCAACAGCGGCGCCGTCATGGCCGCCGCCGCCACGTTCCATGTGGCCTCCAGCGCCCGTGCGGCCGCCGGTGACAGCAATTCCGAAGTGCTCAAAGTCGGCCTCATCGGCTGCGGCGGACGCGGTACGGGCGCCGTGCGCGAAGCCCTCCTGGCCGATCCGAACACGAAGCTCGTCGCCCTCGGTGATACCTTCTCCGACCGCCTCGATGAATGCCTCACCAAGTTGAAATCCGCCGGCAGCGGCATCGAAAGCCACCAGATTGCCGTGGACGATGACCACAAGTTCACCGGATTCGACAACTACCTCGGCGTCATCGCCGCATGCGACGTGGTCGTGCTGGCTTCGCCCCCCGCCTTCCGCCCCGCCCACCTCAAGGCCGCCGTCGAGAAGGGCTGCCACGTATTCTGTGAAAAGCCCATCGCCGTAGACCCCGAAGGCGTGCGCTCCGTCCGCGAGACCAGCAAGCTGGCCAAGGAAAAGGGCCTGTCCCTCGTCTCCGGCCTGTGCTACCGCTACCAGTTCTCCAAGCAGGACGTCATCAAGCAGATTCAGGACGGCGCTCTGGGCAAGATCCTGACCATGCAGACGACCTACAACACGGGCGCGCTCTGGTTCCACGAGCGCCAGCCCGAGTGGAGCGACACCGAATTCCAGGTGCGCAACTGGCTCTACCACGACTGGCTTTCCGGCGACCACATCAACGAACAGCACATCCACAGCCTGGACAAGATCGGCTGGGTCATGGGCAACGTCTACCCCGTGAAGGCCACCTCCAGCGGCGGTCGCGTGGTGCGCACCGACGAGAAGTTCGGCAACATCTATGACCACTTCAACACGGTTTACGAATGGGCCGACGGCACCAAGTGCTTCAGCAGTTGCCGCCAGTGGGCCAGCACCAGCACGGACGTGTCCGACTGGATCTACGGCACCGAAGGCGTTGGCGAACTCCAGAGCCACATCATCGACTCCAAAAAGATCGGCAAGTGGGAGCACAAGGCCACCGGTCCGGACAACATGTACCAGAACGAACACAACGCCCTCTTCGCCAGCATCCGCAAAGGCGAAGCGATCAACAACGGCGAGTACATGTGCGACAGCACGCTCATGGCCATCATGGGCCGCCTTTCCGCCTACACCGGCAAGACCCTGACTTGGGAAGAAGTGGCCAACGCCCCCATCAGCATCGTGCCAGCCACCCTCGAGTGGGGCCCCCTGGCCACCCGCCCCATCGCCCGCCCCGGCGAGACCGCCTTCGCCTGA
- a CDS encoding DUF4129 domain-containing protein, translating into MDKRGDHIPLDLHSLRREFAAPPALPEGAPRPEVEEERSLADRAVDLLIPLMIFCMMLAVAWFLLDIRFIYTERLDINMRAFAFFFVMGIVALNRLRADREATDSGVYLVGMIFAVGMFTVVTQLRGGGLAGGVMTSMLPSLCFNISVVAILWKVTDRLTRDCCVDASARYGEVGILRGGWLRKAPPAEVSAEPEIGKGRLPRKHPANSLFYLAIPIMILLAIGQRLLPQGGSLMESAGSVYVGVYTVAMLLLLMLSSYRGLRVYCQRRAITFPTSIAAFWLGLGSLMVGLVLILGLWGPVPAKPEAWHGAARQVDESGRTISTKYDYHEYQRWSEASTEHGQQGELGPEGREGQSSEIRQPGQQGQQGQQGQQGQQGQQGQQGQQGQQGQQGQQGQQGQQGQQGQQGQQENPRSGAEDPQQSQSVEKSPEQSTGQESSGSSGTPPATQIPMNELMDAAPALKWLAYGALALMGLFFLYVLVQAAAHYFGRAAGQRAGFFDRLARFFRRLTYVPRRKPRRPRVKVDRDIATCTRYQNPLRGQGSLLEKIQYSYDALCALAYDLGVPREEGETPFEYLARLPEPIAEIGPEADTLTHLYVAGSYSTLQIPEEAASELGKFWKGFERLRGRVLR; encoded by the coding sequence ATGGACAAGCGCGGCGATCACATCCCCCTGGACCTCCACTCCCTCCGCCGGGAGTTTGCCGCGCCGCCGGCCCTGCCCGAGGGTGCGCCACGCCCTGAAGTTGAAGAGGAGCGCAGCCTGGCGGATCGGGCGGTGGATCTTCTTATCCCGCTCATGATTTTCTGCATGATGCTTGCCGTCGCCTGGTTTCTTCTCGATATCCGCTTCATCTACACCGAGCGGCTCGATATCAATATGCGGGCCTTCGCCTTTTTCTTTGTGATGGGCATTGTGGCCCTCAATCGGCTGCGGGCGGATCGGGAGGCGACGGATTCCGGGGTTTACCTCGTGGGTATGATTTTCGCCGTGGGCATGTTCACCGTGGTGACTCAGCTCCGGGGCGGCGGACTGGCCGGGGGCGTGATGACCAGCATGCTGCCCTCGCTCTGCTTCAACATCAGTGTCGTGGCCATCCTCTGGAAAGTGACCGACCGGCTCACGCGGGATTGCTGTGTGGATGCCAGCGCGCGCTATGGCGAGGTGGGTATCCTGCGGGGCGGCTGGCTGCGCAAGGCCCCGCCCGCCGAGGTCTCTGCCGAGCCGGAGATCGGCAAGGGACGTCTCCCGCGCAAGCACCCCGCCAATTCACTCTTCTATCTGGCCATTCCCATCATGATCCTCCTCGCCATCGGCCAGCGTCTTCTGCCCCAGGGCGGCTCCCTCATGGAATCGGCGGGGAGCGTCTACGTGGGCGTTTACACGGTTGCCATGTTGCTCTTGCTCATGCTGTCGAGTTACCGGGGCCTTCGCGTCTATTGCCAGCGCCGGGCCATCACCTTTCCCACGAGTATCGCGGCCTTCTGGCTTGGTCTGGGCAGCCTGATGGTGGGGCTGGTGCTTATCCTGGGGCTCTGGGGGCCTGTGCCGGCGAAGCCGGAGGCCTGGCATGGGGCGGCGCGTCAGGTGGACGAATCGGGGCGAACAATCTCGACGAAGTACGACTACCACGAGTATCAGCGGTGGAGCGAAGCGAGTACCGAGCACGGTCAGCAGGGCGAACTGGGCCCCGAAGGTCGGGAAGGTCAGTCGAGTGAGATCCGCCAGCCGGGACAACAAGGACAACAAGGACAACAGGGCCAACAAGGACAACAGGGACAACAGGGACAACAGGGACAACAGGGACAACAGGGACAACAGGGACAACAAGGACAACAAGGACAACAAGGACAACAAGGACAACAAGGACAACAGGAAAATCCCCGATCCGGTGCCGAGGATCCGCAGCAATCGCAGTCCGTAGAGAAAAGCCCGGAACAGTCCACCGGACAGGAATCTTCCGGGTCAAGCGGCACACCGCCCGCAACCCAAATTCCCATGAACGAACTGATGGACGCGGCGCCCGCGCTGAAGTGGCTGGCCTACGGCGCCCTGGCGCTGATGGGGCTGTTCTTCCTTTACGTCCTGGTTCAGGCGGCAGCCCACTACTTCGGACGGGCGGCGGGCCAGCGGGCCGGATTCTTCGACCGGCTTGCGCGCTTCTTCCGCAGGCTGACCTACGTGCCAAGGCGCAAGCCGCGGCGGCCGCGGGTCAAGGTGGACCGCGATATTGCCACGTGTACGCGCTATCAGAATCCGCTTCGCGGACAGGGGTCGCTGCTCGAAAAGATCCAGTACAGCTACGATGCCCTCTGCGCGCTGGCCTACGATTTGGGCGTGCCGCGAGAAGAAGGCGAGACGCCCTTCGAGTACCTGGCGCGCCTGCCCGAGCCGATCGCGGAGATCGGCCCGGAGGCCGATACGCTGACCCATCTCTATGTGGCGGGCAGCTATTCCACCCTACAGATTCCGGAAGAGGCCGCGTCGGAGCTGGGCAAGTTCTGGAAAGGATTCGAACGGCTGCGGGGCCGGGTGCTTCGATAG
- a CDS encoding radical SAM protein — MPLPTTDPRLTQTLRMIEIYCSVQGESTWAGLPCVFIRLARCNLRCRWCDTTYSFHGGEKQTLEEILRATLAFGVPLVELTGGEPLAQKECVPLAELLLEAGCTVLIETSGSLPINTLPDPVVRIMDLKCPDSGMERFNDWTNIPHLRADRDEVKFVIASRRDYEWSRDTVRRYNLTQCCRAVLFSPVFGEVDPKDIVTWMLEDGLNAVRFQLQMHKFIWPPNERGV, encoded by the coding sequence ATGCCCCTACCCACCACCGACCCGCGACTTACCCAGACGCTGCGGATGATCGAGATCTACTGCAGCGTCCAGGGCGAAAGCACCTGGGCGGGGCTGCCGTGCGTATTCATCCGCCTGGCCCGCTGCAACCTGCGCTGTCGCTGGTGCGACACCACCTACAGCTTCCACGGCGGCGAGAAGCAGACCCTGGAGGAAATCCTCCGTGCTACGCTGGCCTTCGGCGTGCCCCTGGTGGAGCTGACCGGCGGCGAGCCGCTGGCCCAGAAGGAATGTGTGCCCCTGGCGGAGTTGCTGCTGGAGGCGGGCTGCACGGTGCTGATCGAGACGAGCGGCTCCCTGCCCATCAACACCCTGCCCGACCCCGTGGTACGCATCATGGATCTGAAATGTCCCGACAGCGGCATGGAACGTTTCAACGACTGGACCAACATCCCCCATTTGAGGGCGGATCGCGACGAGGTCAAGTTCGTCATCGCCAGCCGGCGGGATTACGAATGGAGCCGGGACACCGTCCGGCGTTATAATCTCACCCAATGCTGCAGGGCGGTGCTCTTTTCCCCCGTGTTCGGAGAGGTTGATCCGAAAGACATCGTCACCTGGATGCTCGAAGACGGGCTGAACGCGGTCCGCTTTCAATTGCAGATGCACAAATTCATCTGGCCGCCGAACGAACGCGGCGTCTAA